The Gallus gallus isolate bGalGal1 chromosome 5, bGalGal1.mat.broiler.GRCg7b, whole genome shotgun sequence region CAGAGATCACAAAGAGAGGAGCCTTTGATGAGCACAGACAAGTAAACAGTCATTCCAGCTTTGTAGAGATTTGAACCAGGGCTGCAAATTGAGTGGAACTGTGAGGGCCTGGAAAAGGAGCTGGGACAAGGACACACCAACCCTTAGGGGCTAAGGTCATTGGAGGTAAGAATGGGAGATTGAAGAAGACATAGGCTTAAAGACATAGAAGAATGCATgaagcaagagagagaaaggcagaacacaacagcaagagaaaaaaaaattaaacctttTCTAAGTTcgtgtttcattttgaattaaggatttattttctattttggcTACAATTACATCATTTACAACAAaccacacacagctctgtgtgtgtcagTATATGTTACTTCAACACGGACAAGTCACTGTCTTTCCTTCAAATTTGAAGTACTTAAGGGCATCTGACATTGGCTGAAGCATTATCTTCTTTTCAGATAGATTTGCAGAGTATTTGCATTACTGAAACCTTTcatgaagtaaataaatatttttattttcatttaaaagttaaaCAATCTCAACAAATTGCCTTGTGATATTTATAGCTGCATAAAGCCTGTATTACTTGTATACATTCAAGGACTGAAAAAATTATGTAATTACCCATGAATTATCCATGGATATAAATTTAAAACACTTAGCTTGTTCCCTTACCAaaaaatctgaatgtttctgtttttaatgtttttattttcccagcaTCCTTACCTATAATAACAAGAAATACTATTATACCTGAAACTAAGGGAAGCAGATGCTGAGCTGGATACTCTGAACGTCACAAGTAttcaattaaaaacacaacCTCAGGTCAGGTGCTTACACATGCACCAGAAGAGCAACTTGCAACTCTCTAGAGGGTTTGGAATGATCACTTCCACAGGATTTTCCAAACCCAAATACTGCtggcataaaaaaaaacttgtaaatTCAGAAGTATAGAAATTCTGCATCTTACACAGTAAATCTTggcttttctgtatctttttctgTATAGTTTTGTGTGCTATTTGCAATAAAATTTAATGCTGATGTTATAACAAAATTtagttttctctttcccttggGATTGTCTACATTTgttcaatattttttctattgtACTGAATTTGGAATACATTAAATACCTGTAGCTCATTTATCttcatatataattttttaCTTGTGTTTTTGCAATAAGTTGTGTTGCTGTTCTACACTCATAAATTCAAAAAACCCATCAATAAACCCCATATTTTCTAACCTTTAATTTactgtatatacatatatgtataaatacacatgaaaaaaaacattcactAGCAGTGGATATCTACTTTAATAAAGCATGAGAGTAATCATGTTTTGTTTGATGGGTTTATCTAGGATTGCTACTTGGTGTAGAGGAACCACAAGCTAAATCTCAACACTTTCCCAAGTCCATATATTCATTCACCAGCAGGTTCTGATTCTtctacagggaagaaaaagtgatACAGACATCTTTCTGAAACTTGggacaacatttattttttgtgttgtcGTTTCTGCTCTATTGCTGAATTCAAAGCCTGAAGAATCAGATGCTTGTTGTTCTGAATGTTATAGCTGGTCAGTTTTACCAGATTGTCAAACTGCTCCTCTGTGTAGGTAAAGCTGTTTATGCAGTATGGGGAAAAAAGGCCGGAAACGTCCACATTGCCCTGTGCCATCTCAGCAGAGCTGCGCTCCACACCTGCCAAATCAAGAAAAGTCATTGACAGGGCATAGGGATGGTCTTGCATCCTCCTCTCCAGAGGAACAATGTTCCTCTCTAACTTAACACCCACAGTCCTTTCCATAGGAACCACATCAGGGGAGGAAGGGGTCCGTGCCAGCCTTTCCCACCCATCCCGATAAATATAAAAGCTGCATGGGTGGTGGGAGGATCAACTCCCTCCCATGGCTTACCTGgctctttgtattttctgaatgTGTCATTCACCAGAGGGAAAAACACCACTGTTGGTGCCTCTGGGGTCTCTGCATCTTCAAAGATGTAGCACTCctttagatttttcttttcctcttcactcaggCGGATTTTTGGAAATGGAATTCCCTGTTTTGAGAAGTATTTGGAGGCTTCTTCCAAAGGCTACattcagacaggaaaaaaggTCAGAAACTCTACCTTCCCCTCAACTTTTCATAACACACAACACATTCACCAAAGGCACTTCACAAAGATCAGGCAATCACTGTTAGCATTTCTTCTGGTCTTTGTTTCCTTCATGAGGAATTATGTACTGGTTACAACATTTCAAGATCAAGACATCAACTAGCACTCCTGATGATTGTCATACTTACTCTTCAGCCTTTATCTGCAAGATAAATAAGATGTTCACAGCTGTGTGCAAGGGTGACACAGCCACTTATGAAACGTAATCCTTAGTGGAGACATTCTCCACACAGAAGACACAAGCAGCCATGTCAAGGTCCCAGGAGTGTATAGGTATGTAAGATAATGCTTACCTATGATGAACTTGattaaaataagatttattaAACTGACACTACTTCTGAAGTTCCCCCTAAGGGATCTGTCATGATAAACCAGTATTAATGCAAGATCCAGATACctagaaaacaggaaatgaatGCCAAGAATCCTTTTCTCACACATTTAGTTTTTTCTGCATTAATTATTCCGACCATTTTGGAgcttaaaaggaagaaaagacagtCATAATGAGACAAGTGAACAAAGTGGTTATCGCACCGATGTCTGTGATCCCGAAGAGTAGTTTAAGTGTAGGACAACATCCACTTTCCTCTCTGGCCTCATGAGTGGTGGGTAGCTGATATCAATGTATCCTGCTGTGTCTGCAAGGCACAGGAACTCTGCTGTTTCTGTCAGCTGGTTGGGAAAATTCTCTAGCACCGTAtctaaaaggaaatatttcttatgATGAAAGGGACgaagaaatatatttgttgTTTAGCTAataaaagagagcaaaaaaggCCTCTTCtcattactttcattttccaaGATCCTGCTGCATTACTGAAGTTCCATCTtgacacagaaaagaaagatctgCCCACAGTAAGAAGACAGAGCTCCTTCACTTCTCATGCTGGCCTTTTTCTATTCCtgatgagcagcagctgcccttcCTAGGAACCAAGGTATTTCTTGGAGTATctgttaacattttaattttaataaaaacagagctgtgccaCAATTAGAGCGGTTTTGCAAATTCACTTTTGAAATTTGACTACTTATCCCGaaatttctgtttccaaagTGAAAAATGATGCCTATTCATCTTTGGCCTTCTCTTCACTATTGAAAATACCGATCATCTTACCAGAAAAAAGACATACCAACAAGAAAGCATTTGGGGATGTTTACCTTTCCATATACAAAAGCTTTTGCTCTGAAGGTATTCATTGTGCATCTGGAACCCCTTTAGGAAGTTGAAGAACTTTGAGACCATTACTCGCTCAGTCAGGACTTCCCGAACAATGCCCATGATGCCACACTCAGGGGTGACTATGTAAGTCTCCAACTCATTGTTCCTGACTGGTGGAGAAGGCTCATCTCCTTCTGATGGGTAGAGCAGATAAACAAGTCATTGTTCTGAAAGCGACTTCATTAATACTTAAAGATTTTCTACTATATGCATCCGGATGTTATATTCATTTAAAGACTTTTAAAGTAACAGATAcaatagaaacagaaacataacCAACCAACATCAACAGCTGTGGGTTGAGTGCACCTCAGTGAGCACCTGTCTGAAGGATCTGATGAATGCCAAGCATCCAAAAGGTTGTATGAAAAGACATTGCTCCACAGGCCTGTGGAACGATAGAGAACAGGGAAACTGCttagaaacatttaaatggaaaatatccCTTTGATCTTTCCACAGACTTTTAGCACATGCGAAGTGTCTTCTCATCAAAAATGTTAGTAAGTTCTTTCACAGCAACTCACAGTTTGTCCTCAAGAGGAACCTAAACGGTTTTAAACATTGCACCAGAGCTTCAGCTACCATAATTCACTGTCACACACAGCTATTACCAGTACACACTGCAAGCCACCATTTTCTAGGCCCACATATTCCTGTTCCATGAGAGAGTAAAACCATGCCAATTCACATAAAGCAAGGGTTTGGTCTATAAGAAATGTCATAAACAACTGCAttcataattaaatatttaggGATTGCTCCTGAACAACCAAGATCCAAGTGGTTAGAGCACAATTTGAGATGGTCTGCAGAGTTTTTAGGTCCCCGAAAACAAGACACCTTCAAAATCTGTTGTATGTTTCTCCTTTCTACAAGTTATTTTGAGTGAGACTCGTCTCCGTCTCCTCATTCCCATAGTTCTTCCACTTTTGTCCTCTCACTTAAGACATTACTTCTTGTAAATTACACTCCTCTTTCATCCTTTAGCAATCACGTTTCACTACCAGTATATTTTAACTGTACCTCAAGAGGGCACTTGCATAGTATATCACTAGGTGGCAACATAGCTCTAAATCTTCATTCTGACCTTTCTAAAGATGCACCTACGGCTTTGGGGTCACCAGCTCACTTCAGGTTCTGGGGAGAGGAACACAAAGCTCAGCCTAGACTGGATGTGATAGGTGTGTTTGCTACCTGGCCACCTTGGGTATGACCACACCACAGACATGGCAAAAATGCAACGGAGGCAAAATGTTCTCAGAAGATGGCTTCATAGTCCCACGTAACTCCATAATCCATCTCCTTTCTCTGACTGTTAGCACAAAGTGTTTTACAGAAGAATACAAGGAAATGGAAAGTATAATGGAGTCTCATTTCCACCCTCCAGCATCTCATGGGTCTGGATTTGGTACTTCCAGTAGCTGGTAGCCATAGTGTTACACAGTCATCAGTGAAACTATCTTTCATGAATTTGTCCTCCCTTTTTTAGACCTATACATATTCTTGGCTCCCGTGATAACATGAGTCTTGTCCCCCAGCCGCCTCCTCTCTTTACACATGACATCACTACAAGCTCAAATATAATCATCAAAGCTCAGAGAATTAGGGTCTGTGAAGCTAAACACAGCCTTCCTCATGCCCAGGTATTTTCTAAATATAGTAGCAATATGACTCTGGGCTTTTTTGTATAATACCTCAAGGTGCACAATTTCTCTACACTTTAGATAAAGAATACCAAacattattgtttttaatgtggGCTTTTCTGTCATAAGAAAACCATTTCTTACTGGTGTTCTTGGTGAGCTGTTGTGTGTCATACTTATTTACATGTAAAGGACTCTtctgcagaagaagcagaagagcgAACCAGAATAGAAAGTAGCATCATAAAGAATTCtagtattagaaaaaaataaaagaagaagagTTACATAAAAATAGCAAAGCTGTCCTGCATTACTGGGAGCATGCTACTGAAACAAGGATAGCAAAACACATTGACTTAATCCTGCAGAAGCTGTACATTTCAGTCCTGCATGTTGCAGGGCACTGCCAGAATATTTAGGGATTGTACATATGAAGTATATTTTTATGCTATCCAAAGTTTACCAAAGAAGCACATCACCTTTCATGAAGCAGATCCGAGACTCAGGAAGCTTTTTCATTAAGCGACCCATGAAGAACTTGCTGCCAAAATCTTCTGCACGAATGAAGGCACCATATTTCAAAAACCCGACCTCATAAGGTGTGAATTCAACCCAttctgcaggggaaaaaaatggacattttaatttattctatCCACATCTCCTAGCAGGAAACACCCTGAAATGACAGGGAATCGACTTCAGGACAAACCATATGAGCAGGGTAATCACAGACTGGCCTTCATCAGGGTAATGACATCATTAGGATAGTTTCAGCCACTCTCTCAAACAATTTTCCCCAGACTTGTTCCTATGGAACTTTCCAATGAGCCTCTCAAGATAGAACATAAAGTTTATACCAAAAGAAGTCAGCATAAATTATCCCATACATAGAACTAAGGCTCTGATTTGGGAGTACTTTGGCTGTCCTCAACACTGTCCCCACATTTCTCCTGTCCCATAGAAGCTGGGTTTTCCCCAGAGACTAGACATAAAGTCTgaaaatggaagaggaagaTAAAGAACTGCTTATAAATGCTACGATTTGGCAATGCAGGGTGTTGCAGGGTATACTGTAATTGGTAGCAGATACAACTGAATCCAGATACAGTTTAGTTTTGCCATCACCTTTAAACTCTGACAGGCTGTAGTCATCTTTAATGTTGAGGATCATGTAGATTGGTAGGGGATTCTGACCTTGAGTTAATGCCCATCTCTCATCAGACAGTTTGtgattgtttttctgtgtattgaccggaaaaagagaaagagcaaaacCAAGAGACCTTCTTGACACTGTGCATGGGCTtggaaaattacagaaaaaataaatatttatttccagctACATTTCTTATTCTTCCTACTCATCTTGTaccaaaacattattttattttattttttttaactgaagaatGACCTAAGCATTTACTCACCCACAAAGGCTTATTTGATTTCAGATAAGCTATGGGAATTTTGTGGTACAGAGTATTTTCATTCCTCTGAgtaaatgcattcattttgcaTGGATTATGCAAGTTCTCACAGGGAtaaacagagcaaaagaaaccaaaatcaGGATGCTAGAACCAGATGTTCAGATACTCATATAGGTATAGTGAGATACAGGTTTTCTGCTCTACCAAATATCCCTCAGAATGGTAACTATATGTTGAGAGAGATTTCAGGTCAAAAGCCCTTTGTTAGTCAACAGAAACCATCTGTCTGATAACACTGGAAGGCTCTCAGGCTAGTGCCTGTCCCTGGAGCTTCTATTTCTGTACAATGGTATTCAAGACTTGTTAAGGAAAACATAGACATGCTACCCCATCACTCAATGCTCTTTCCAGCAGGAGCCCCCAGAAATCAATACTAGATATCTGGTATCCTTCTTGCTTCCGCAGCTTAAGCTCTCGGTCATAGTACTTCAAGCTCTCCAGGGAAAAGCAGCTCAGTTTGCTTTTGGTCATGTGTCTGCGGACTTCACGGATCTGTCCAGAGATATCCTTGTGTGACCAGTCAGGGCTCTGATACAAATGTGCCAGTGtcctgaggaaaagaaggaaaacgcATTATCATACACTCATGGATATTTCCACTTTCTAGACCTGAATTTAAGaaccacaaaaaataaaaaaaataaataatcccaCACAACTAGTTGAGGttcattaaaaacatgaaaacatgtCTTAGGCTCAGAGATTCTTTGATCTAGATTTTTATTCAGGTCCCAGAAAATTCTACCACATATGACTAAATTGTTTATTGCACTTCACTACATTAAGGTGTTATGCCTTTCAAGTTAACCATTAAATGTTAAGCAGATGAAAATCAAGATAAAGCTGATTTGGGAGTAGAAACTGAAAAATCCAGCATCatagaaacaacagaaatggtCTATAATGTCTTCCTAATCCAAAAGTAAAGAAGTCTGAGGCAAAAAATATACATCTTCCTTTACCACAGCAAAGAGAATAAATCTCATACAGCAGTccacaaagctgaaaaatgacGTCTTTGTTCAGGATCTCCTTACCATGTTGAGCCAGATGACCCAGTGATGTAAGAAATAGCATCTAAGAGACCCAGCTTTTGAAGACCCAGCAGGTTGCCTAACAAAGATGTCAGTGCCCGGGTGCCACCTCCTGTTGTCATGACTGCTACCACTGGAACCTTTTTAAGCACGAACACATCACTTAGTAAGCAACAACACAGTTAATATTAGCACATTATGTCTCAGCTACATGAACTACAGCACTTCTGTCTTGCTGAAGAATTCTGACATTTCATCATTTCCtcaagcagaggagaaaaagatgaaatgcGGGTACTTTGCaccaaaatttaaaataaaaaaaaaaaaaaaaagacaatttgcTAGTTTAGGTATTTTTCATCTACAGAGAACGACCTTCTATATTGTAATATGCTGGCTTACTGAAAAAGCTcgtaactttttatttttaacattttcaataTT contains the following coding sequences:
- the LOC771560 gene encoding cytosolic phospholipase A2 epsilon-like encodes the protein MMGSYWSAHECEECPCSSLSVKIIRMRNLRKADLFSQADCYVSLSLPTASSETVRTRTIKNCKDPVWNETFCFRIQSQVKNILELKVYDENTITKDDLLFTVLFDVAKIQLGETVRLTFQLNPETQEMLEVEFASESIPVPPEKLISNGVLVSREACCLEVLVDNRQKKKEASEKDFLFTVKGSYEQNQTLSLGSSLQPPRPLIFHYLKYGLAELRMALAEKKPHFCLCISGEEKKNCVASLTIPLDSLPFKEKVAVAKNEAVDLHVKSVDWSRNLDVRLEFDLCMEEKNFLQKRRKLVASALKKALNLEQDLQDHEVPVVAVMTTGGGTRALTSLLGNLLGLQKLGLLDAISYITGSSGSTWTLAHLYQSPDWSHKDISGQIREVRRHMTKSKLSCFSLESLKYYDRELKLRKQEGYQISSIDFWGLLLERALSDGKNNHKLSDERWALTQGQNPLPIYMILNIKDDYSLSEFKEWVEFTPYEVGFLKYGAFIRAEDFGSKFFMGRLMKKLPESRICFMKGLWSNVFSYNLLDAWHSSDPSDRCSLRCTQPTAVDVEGDEPSPPVRNNELETYIVTPECGIMGIVREVLTERVMVSKFFNFLKGFQMHNEYLQSKSFCIWKDTVLENFPNQLTETAEFLCLADTAGYIDISYPPLMRPERKVDVVLHLNYSSGSQTSPLEEASKYFSKQGIPFPKIRLSEEEKKNLKECYIFEDAETPEAPTVVFFPLVNDTFRKYKEPGVERSSAEMAQGNVDVSGLFSPYCINSFTYTEEQFDNLVKLTSYNIQNNKHLILQALNSAIEQKRQHKK